From a single Geoanaerobacter pelophilus genomic region:
- the eboE gene encoding metabolite traffic protein EboE: protein MPQIQRRLITYCTNIHPGESWQETFTALRQHLPAVKSAVSPSAQFPIGLRLSNIAASQLSETENRKFKTWLEEQDCFIPTLNGFPFGSFHNDRVKEQVYLPDWRSPERTAYTNRLADLLAGWLPEHLTGSISTVPLGFKGVVTKEDLPAIMKQLQGVLAHLVTIYEEHGKKIMLALEPEPGCLLETTDEVCSFFENLELPDRLRSHLGLCYDCCHQAVEFEEPAASLARLKASGVEIAKYQISSALKVVDPALPLLQPFAEPCYLHQVVIRRRDGTIARYMDLGPALADHDRQPGDEWRCHFHVPIFQDQYDGLSTTRSFLEELLPEVPAGILLEVETYTWEVLPPSLRCEPVTGSIIREISWLKEQLNAAYSRP from the coding sequence ATGCCCCAAATTCAGCGCCGCTTGATTACCTACTGCACCAACATCCATCCCGGAGAAAGCTGGCAAGAGACCTTCACGGCACTGCGTCAGCATCTTCCGGCCGTGAAGTCCGCCGTTTCCCCTAGCGCCCAGTTCCCCATAGGGTTGCGGCTATCAAACATTGCCGCCAGCCAGTTGAGCGAAACAGAAAACCGTAAGTTCAAGACCTGGCTGGAAGAGCAGGACTGCTTTATCCCCACCCTGAACGGCTTCCCGTTCGGCTCATTTCATAATGACCGAGTCAAAGAACAGGTTTACCTGCCGGATTGGCGCAGCCCGGAACGCACCGCCTATACCAACCGTCTGGCAGACCTGCTTGCGGGCTGGCTTCCGGAACACCTTACCGGATCGATCTCGACGGTGCCGTTAGGATTCAAGGGAGTTGTTACTAAAGAGGATCTCCCGGCAATAATGAAACAGCTGCAGGGGGTGCTTGCTCATCTTGTAACCATATATGAAGAACATGGCAAAAAGATCATGCTGGCGCTGGAGCCTGAGCCGGGATGCCTGCTGGAGACTACCGACGAGGTCTGTAGCTTCTTCGAGAATCTCGAACTGCCGGATCGGCTGCGAAGTCACCTTGGTCTCTGTTATGATTGCTGCCACCAGGCAGTGGAATTTGAAGAGCCGGCTGCGTCGCTTGCCCGGTTGAAGGCATCCGGTGTCGAAATTGCCAAGTACCAGATTTCCTCTGCCCTTAAAGTTGTCGACCCTGCCCTGCCCCTGTTGCAACCTTTTGCCGAGCCCTGTTACCTGCATCAGGTTGTGATTCGCCGCAGGGATGGTACCATAGCCAGGTATATGGACCTCGGGCCGGCCCTTGCCGACCATGACCGACAACCAGGGGACGAATGGCGCTGTCACTTTCATGTGCCGATCTTTCAGGATCAGTATGACGGTCTGAGCACAACCCGCTCGTTCCTTGAGGAACTCCTGCCGGAGGTGCCGGCCGGAATACTGCTGGAGGTTGAAACATACACCTGGGAGGTTCTGCCGCCAAGTCTCAGGTGCGAACCGGTCACCGGTTCGATCATCCGCGAAATCTCCTGGCTCAAGGAGCAGCTTAATGCAGCGTACAGTCGTCCTTAA
- a CDS encoding TatD family hydrolase, which translates to MKAIDPHIHMVSRTTDDYLKLAVSGIHTVSEPAFWAGFDRSSADSFRDYFFHLTVTEPARAARFGIKHYCWIGLNSKESENLQLAEDVLAIMPEFLDRPTALGIGEVGLNKNSRNEIKILEKQLALAVDRNELLLIHTPHLEDKLKGTRIIMDMILSEPRIKPERVLIDHAEEHTIREIKDNGFWFGLTLYPNSKGSPERAIDAVEIYGTDRICINSSADWSVSDPLSVLKCANEMRRRGHPDDAINKVFYDNPKAFLSQCPKFSAA; encoded by the coding sequence ATGAAGGCGATCGATCCCCATATCCACATGGTCTCACGCACTACTGACGACTATCTGAAACTTGCTGTCAGCGGCATTCACACGGTTTCTGAGCCTGCCTTCTGGGCCGGGTTCGACCGGAGTTCTGCTGACAGCTTTCGCGATTACTTCTTCCACCTCACTGTTACTGAACCGGCCAGAGCCGCACGATTCGGCATCAAGCATTACTGCTGGATCGGTCTTAACTCCAAGGAGTCCGAAAATCTACAGCTTGCCGAAGACGTGCTGGCCATTATGCCGGAATTTCTCGATCGCCCGACAGCACTGGGTATCGGCGAGGTCGGTCTGAACAAGAACAGCCGCAACGAGATCAAAATTCTGGAAAAGCAGTTGGCACTGGCGGTCGACCGCAATGAACTGCTCCTGATCCACACCCCGCACCTTGAGGACAAACTGAAGGGGACCCGGATTATCATGGACATGATCCTTTCTGAACCGCGCATCAAGCCGGAACGGGTGCTGATCGACCATGCCGAGGAGCATACCATCAGGGAAATCAAGGATAACGGCTTCTGGTTCGGCCTGACCCTGTACCCCAATTCCAAGGGGAGCCCGGAGCGGGCCATTGATGCGGTCGAAATCTACGGCACCGACCGGATCTGCATCAACTCCTCGGCAGACTGGAGCGTCAGTGACCCGCTTTCGGTGCTGAAATGCGCCAATGAAATGCGGCGACGCGGCCATCCGGATGATGCAATCAACAAGGTTTTCTACGACAACCCGAAGGCGTTTCTCAGCCAATGCCCCAAATTCAGCGCCGCTTGA
- a CDS encoding 3-dehydroquinate synthase, whose product MQTIHQQFTVSYSYPVTFTRDIFNSKNHVLIDLLKKSGKPVNRSLVVIDSEVARLMPGLVEDISKYGKDHSSVLEFVAPPFLVRGGEICKHEPIEVEKIHSLVERHRLCRHSFIIAIGGGAVLDAAGYAAATAHRGVRLIRMPTTVLAQNDAGVGVKNGVNAFGRKNFLGTFAPPFAVINDLDFLKTLPERDLRSGIAEAVKVSLIRDRNFFDSLYADRKKLACFDPAAMEQMITRCAELHLQHIAGGGDPFEFGSSRPLDFGHWNAHKMEELTGCELRHGEAVAIGIALDSIYSNIAGLLGDLDLHRILTLLDDLGFSLYHPALSWLDVKKALNDFQEHLGGELSIPLLTSIGKKIEAHHIDTALMKRSIELLADRAALRNPAPANRPTVTDRNQGELR is encoded by the coding sequence ATGCAGACAATACATCAACAATTCACGGTCAGCTACTCCTACCCGGTAACCTTTACCCGAGACATCTTCAACTCGAAAAATCACGTTCTTATTGATCTGCTCAAGAAGAGCGGCAAGCCTGTCAACCGTTCCTTGGTGGTAATTGACAGCGAAGTCGCCAGGCTTATGCCCGGACTGGTCGAAGATATCAGCAAGTACGGCAAGGACCACTCAAGTGTGCTTGAGTTCGTTGCCCCACCGTTCCTTGTCCGTGGCGGTGAGATCTGCAAACATGAACCGATTGAGGTTGAAAAAATCCACTCGCTGGTCGAGCGGCATCGCCTCTGCAGGCATTCCTTTATTATTGCCATCGGCGGCGGCGCGGTGCTTGATGCTGCCGGCTATGCGGCGGCGACAGCCCATCGCGGCGTGCGCCTGATCAGGATGCCGACCACGGTTCTGGCGCAGAACGATGCCGGGGTCGGGGTAAAAAACGGGGTCAATGCCTTTGGCAGGAAAAACTTCCTCGGCACCTTTGCCCCGCCATTCGCCGTTATCAATGATCTCGATTTTCTCAAGACCTTGCCAGAACGGGATCTGCGTTCCGGGATCGCAGAGGCGGTTAAGGTTTCTTTGATCCGTGACCGCAACTTTTTTGATTCCCTGTATGCAGACCGTAAAAAATTGGCCTGTTTTGATCCAGCAGCTATGGAACAGATGATAACTCGCTGCGCCGAACTACATCTGCAGCATATCGCCGGTGGCGGCGATCCCTTTGAATTCGGGTCATCACGACCGCTCGATTTCGGCCATTGGAATGCCCATAAAATGGAGGAATTGACTGGCTGTGAACTACGCCATGGTGAAGCTGTAGCCATCGGGATCGCCCTTGATTCCATCTATTCGAACATTGCCGGTTTGTTGGGTGACCTTGACCTGCATCGGATCCTGACACTCCTCGACGATCTCGGCTTCAGCCTCTATCACCCGGCCCTATCCTGGCTTGATGTTAAAAAGGCCTTGAACGACTTCCAGGAGCATCTGGGAGGAGAGTTATCGATCCCCTTGCTCACAAGCATCGGCAAAAAGATCGAAGCACATCACATCGATACAGCCCTTATGAAACGAAGCATTGAACTGCTGGCTGATCGCGCAGCACTCAGAAATCCGGCACCAGCCAACCGACCGACGGTAACCGACCGAAACCAGGGAGAGCTCAGATGA
- a CDS encoding prenyltransferase/squalene oxidase repeat-containing protein, giving the protein MKKLSLAVIIATMLSFPFAACAADKVVTKSKPDLSLKLELENAIGKGLTWLAAKQQPGGYWAQAEYPALSALALTAFQGDPSKFYKNKYEKNIKNGYDYLVKSAKPDGGIYGKDLANYNTSISMMALLMANNPSYEPLLKKGRKFIIGLQDDFGEKGMGDDPLDGGIGYGGTYKHSDLANTTFALEALYYTRFLKSDVANDPDAKDLNWQAAVQFISRTQNLPASNDQPWASDDPANKGGFVYFPADSKAGEQKLESGKTALRSYGSMSYAGLLSFIYAQVDKNDPRVKAVIDWLSKNYTLDENPGMGQDGLYYYLHTMAKGLSAAGVDTLTLKDGKKVNWRQDLARKLLDLQREDGSWVNKNGRWWEKDPHLVTAYATITLEILHRGL; this is encoded by the coding sequence ATGAAGAAATTGAGTCTCGCTGTTATTATTGCCACTATGCTTTCCTTCCCTTTCGCAGCATGTGCCGCTGACAAGGTGGTAACAAAATCCAAGCCCGATCTCTCGCTAAAGCTGGAACTGGAAAACGCCATCGGCAAGGGGCTTACCTGGCTGGCAGCCAAGCAGCAACCAGGCGGTTATTGGGCTCAGGCTGAATATCCGGCGCTGTCGGCCCTTGCCTTGACTGCATTTCAGGGTGATCCGTCAAAGTTCTACAAAAACAAATATGAAAAAAACATAAAGAACGGCTATGACTACCTGGTGAAGAGCGCCAAGCCTGATGGCGGTATCTATGGCAAGGACCTAGCCAACTACAATACCTCCATTTCCATGATGGCGCTGCTCATGGCCAACAACCCGTCCTATGAACCGCTGCTCAAGAAGGGGCGTAAGTTCATCATCGGCCTGCAGGACGATTTCGGGGAAAAAGGGATGGGCGACGACCCGCTTGACGGCGGCATCGGCTACGGCGGCACTTACAAGCACTCCGATCTGGCCAATACCACCTTTGCCCTTGAAGCCCTGTACTATACCCGCTTTCTGAAAAGCGATGTGGCCAACGATCCGGACGCCAAGGATCTGAACTGGCAGGCTGCCGTCCAATTCATCAGCCGTACCCAGAACCTGCCGGCATCCAATGACCAGCCATGGGCTAGCGACGATCCGGCCAACAAAGGAGGCTTCGTCTATTTCCCGGCAGACAGTAAGGCAGGAGAACAAAAGCTGGAAAGCGGCAAGACTGCGCTCCGCTCCTATGGCAGCATGAGTTACGCAGGTCTGCTCAGCTTTATCTATGCCCAGGTGGACAAGAACGACCCGCGGGTCAAGGCGGTCATTGACTGGCTCTCAAAGAATTATACCCTGGACGAAAACCCCGGCATGGGACAGGACGGGCTCTACTATTACCTGCACACCATGGCCAAAGGGCTCTCTGCGGCCGGTGTAGATACCCTGACCCTGAAGGACGGCAAAAAGGTCAACTGGCGTCAGGACCTGGCTCGCAAGCTCCTTGACCTGCAGCGTGAAGACGGTTCCTGGGTTAACAAGAATGGTCGCTGGTGGGAGAAAGACCCTCACCTGGTAACCGCTTATGCAACGATTACCCTGGAGATCCTGCACCGGGGACTATAG
- a CDS encoding YdjY domain-containing protein: MTFIFSLSAFADGPPPPPPFDPSAVTPPIEGAPSSFTEKGSDTVIDKVSPGVYKIGAIQIDKDKKTVSFPGEINMNKGMLEYLLVRVGGKTHESLLRTKVEPYQLQIACLLIGLEGTSKPLDFQGDPRMPEGTPVVIQLKVADKDGTFTEINPEIWLAKTVDGKLQAVTNSSWVFTGSTIRDGRFQAQSDGSIIAIYHDPAAIIDNTSKGGDSDKVWSVKEGSVPPVGTPVTISIKPAR; the protein is encoded by the coding sequence ATGACATTCATATTTTCATTATCTGCTTTTGCTGATGGCCCGCCACCACCACCGCCGTTCGATCCTTCTGCGGTTACGCCTCCGATTGAAGGTGCTCCATCCTCTTTCACGGAAAAAGGTTCTGACACAGTAATTGACAAGGTATCGCCCGGCGTTTACAAGATCGGCGCTATTCAAATAGACAAGGATAAGAAGACGGTATCTTTCCCTGGCGAAATTAATATGAATAAAGGTATGCTGGAATACCTCCTGGTGAGAGTTGGTGGCAAAACCCATGAAAGCCTGCTGAGAACCAAAGTTGAGCCATATCAACTGCAGATTGCCTGTCTGCTTATCGGCCTTGAGGGAACATCCAAGCCCCTTGATTTTCAAGGTGATCCGCGCATGCCAGAAGGTACGCCAGTAGTCATACAGTTGAAGGTAGCAGACAAGGATGGTACATTTACTGAGATAAATCCTGAAATATGGCTGGCCAAGACGGTTGATGGCAAGCTCCAGGCTGTGACTAATAGTTCATGGGTTTTCACCGGCTCAACAATCCGCGATGGGCGGTTTCAAGCCCAGTCAGATGGGTCCATTATTGCGATATATCACGATCCTGCCGCCATAATCGATAATACCTCCAAGGGAGGCGATAGCGATAAGGTATGGTCGGTAAAAGAAGGTTCTGTTCCTCCCGTTGGAACTCCAGTTACGATTTCTATCAAACCTGCCAGATAA
- a CDS encoding PKD domain-containing protein: protein MKVSQWLKNTLLLTAILSLLPLVAFADPPVVKTVPWVVTNPLIPHDTYSGKAIRLKGTSDVQGNNIKYTWDFGDGSPVATGTVTNQYNIEALHTYTDAVNKIFTATLTVQNTTTGETGSKNYFVRIQEKTLPVEVNIAIDEGLWELHKSMTRSTSGGLLYGNWSSWTGYYAIQGANVNAFEVNGHLEDGPVSNPYTETVKRGMNTLFTYLATQGTPVQTLGNPDSNGNGFGIRVNQGNEYYQGGAMMDAIIASGTPDKLATTGPVNVTGRKYKDIVQDMVDYYAYGQYDDVRYGGWRYGTNQFPDNSACQWAAIGMIPAERNWGLTVPAWVKTANANWLTYSQHPSTGWFGYTDINYIWGPFATTASGMVQLVFNGIGRGNPAWDKAETFMRNNFDGAGYSYPMKSQNYYGMFSFTKSLLLHQPPITKLHSTSGPVDIDWYAAEVAKGDPTDGIARALVNAQHADGYWWYHNPSGEQYPFETAWAIMMLKQTMFEAGAPVAVATATPNPGVAGQTINLSGSSSYHQDPAKTIVKWEWDLDNNGTFETVGPNVSKSWPVVGNYPVKLRVTDNNSPVKTAETTLTVLISIPPLAPTANAGGPYYFCPNKTWFLDGTKSINPDNGQSEPGMPVDYIKSYLWDLDGDNAFDDASTAQPDVTAFFTGKPLGAYLVSLKVTDNTAASFPSSGFGDLSSTASAEVVLKAATDPACNACTTLKAQPKSGKVGLTWLKKATAKSYNIYKSTTQGGPYTKIGTAPGSTIFYYDGNVVNNTTYYYVVREVGANGSEYCQSNEASAKPTL from the coding sequence ATGAAAGTCAGTCAATGGTTGAAGAATACCCTGCTCTTAACCGCCATCCTTTCACTGCTCCCTCTTGTAGCCTTTGCAGATCCGCCTGTAGTTAAGACTGTACCGTGGGTTGTCACCAACCCATTGATCCCGCACGACACTTACTCGGGTAAAGCGATCCGCCTCAAGGGAACGAGCGATGTTCAGGGCAACAACATCAAGTACACCTGGGACTTTGGTGATGGTTCACCGGTAGCAACTGGCACAGTTACCAACCAGTATAACATTGAAGCGCTTCATACCTATACCGATGCAGTTAACAAAATCTTTACCGCCACCTTGACAGTGCAAAACACGACTACCGGCGAAACCGGCAGCAAGAACTACTTCGTAAGGATCCAGGAGAAGACCCTCCCTGTCGAAGTCAATATTGCCATTGACGAAGGTTTGTGGGAACTGCACAAATCCATGACAAGATCGACATCCGGCGGCTTGCTCTATGGCAATTGGTCATCTTGGACCGGTTACTATGCAATACAGGGCGCAAACGTCAATGCTTTTGAGGTCAACGGCCACCTTGAAGACGGTCCCGTTTCCAACCCTTATACCGAGACGGTCAAGCGCGGTATGAATACGCTGTTCACCTACCTTGCAACACAAGGCACCCCGGTCCAGACTCTCGGTAATCCTGACTCCAACGGCAACGGCTTCGGCATCCGTGTTAATCAGGGCAACGAGTATTACCAGGGTGGCGCTATGATGGATGCCATCATCGCCAGCGGTACCCCGGACAAGCTGGCAACAACCGGCCCGGTTAATGTAACTGGTCGGAAATATAAGGACATCGTCCAAGACATGGTCGATTATTATGCCTATGGCCAGTATGACGATGTACGTTACGGTGGCTGGCGCTACGGCACCAACCAGTTCCCTGACAACTCCGCCTGTCAGTGGGCTGCCATCGGCATGATCCCGGCTGAACGCAACTGGGGACTTACCGTCCCGGCTTGGGTAAAAACAGCAAATGCAAACTGGTTGACCTATTCGCAACATCCATCAACCGGCTGGTTCGGCTACACTGATATCAATTACATCTGGGGGCCGTTCGCAACAACCGCCTCTGGCATGGTGCAGTTGGTGTTTAACGGCATCGGCCGCGGCAATCCGGCATGGGACAAAGCCGAAACCTTTATGCGCAACAATTTTGACGGCGCAGGCTATAGCTATCCCATGAAGTCCCAAAACTACTACGGCATGTTTTCCTTTACCAAGTCGTTGCTCCTGCATCAACCGCCGATTACCAAGCTACACTCTACCAGTGGCCCGGTTGATATCGACTGGTATGCTGCAGAGGTGGCAAAAGGGGATCCCACTGACGGAATTGCCCGAGCACTGGTCAATGCCCAGCATGCCGACGGTTACTGGTGGTACCATAATCCGAGCGGGGAACAGTATCCATTCGAGACAGCCTGGGCAATCATGATGCTCAAGCAGACTATGTTCGAGGCTGGTGCGCCGGTAGCAGTGGCAACAGCAACCCCGAATCCCGGTGTTGCTGGCCAGACCATCAACCTGAGCGGCTCAAGCTCTTACCACCAAGACCCGGCCAAGACTATCGTCAAGTGGGAGTGGGATCTTGACAACAACGGCACCTTTGAAACAGTCGGTCCGAACGTAAGCAAATCCTGGCCTGTGGTAGGCAACTACCCGGTTAAACTCAGAGTAACGGACAACAACTCTCCGGTAAAGACTGCGGAAACAACGCTAACTGTACTGATATCGATACCACCACTTGCGCCGACAGCCAATGCAGGCGGCCCGTACTACTTCTGTCCCAACAAGACCTGGTTCCTGGATGGCACCAAATCCATAAACCCGGATAACGGCCAGAGCGAGCCTGGAATGCCGGTTGACTACATCAAGTCATACCTCTGGGATCTTGACGGAGATAATGCGTTTGACGACGCCAGTACTGCTCAACCCGATGTTACTGCTTTCTTCACCGGCAAACCGTTGGGTGCATATCTGGTTTCGCTGAAGGTAACCGACAACACTGCTGCATCTTTCCCCAGCAGTGGCTTTGGCGACCTGAGCAGCACCGCTTCGGCCGAGGTAGTTTTGAAAGCAGCAACCGATCCTGCTTGCAACGCCTGCACCACTCTCAAGGCACAGCCAAAGAGCGGCAAAGTAGGTTTGACTTGGCTTAAGAAGGCAACAGCCAAGAGCTACAATATCTACAAAAGCACTACCCAGGGCGGTCCATACACCAAGATCGGCACCGCACCCGGCAGCACCATCTTCTACTATGACGGCAATGTTGTGAATAACACTACTTACTACTATGTCGTACGGGAAGTTGGGGCAAATGGTAGCGAATACTGCCAGTCCAACGAAGCAAGTGCCAAACCTACGTTGTAA
- a CDS encoding PEP-CTERM sorting domain-containing protein, which produces MKKLASLLAAVAFAAIAMTGSAFGATYNYGETNGLFMYYSNSGSGSVSADWGTLNSDNSTSTAGLGTFKLTFTGAGDYKAGAYLDMEIDQYVNSWWNETGIAHNTAAQDARLSWQFLAPLVGDPIDLNPLLNLDNSILAGPADMAVALLWNFSLTAGQKATITFNSKTAAPEAGFFLQQYDNGILDGEQLSDPASVFFSSSISVTNIDNNNPVPEPSTIVLLGAGLASLGLYARRRNKN; this is translated from the coding sequence ATGAAAAAATTAGCATCACTATTGGCAGCAGTGGCATTTGCAGCAATTGCCATGACAGGTTCGGCATTCGGTGCAACCTACAATTATGGCGAAACAAACGGTTTATTTATGTATTACAGTAACAGTGGTAGTGGATCAGTGAGTGCAGATTGGGGTACCCTGAATAGCGATAACAGTACAAGCACTGCTGGCCTCGGGACTTTCAAATTGACATTTACCGGAGCTGGTGATTACAAAGCTGGTGCGTATCTCGACATGGAAATCGATCAGTATGTGAACTCATGGTGGAATGAAACCGGCATCGCTCACAACACCGCTGCTCAAGATGCTCGTCTTTCCTGGCAATTCCTTGCTCCTCTTGTTGGCGACCCTATCGATTTGAACCCTTTACTTAACCTTGACAACAGCATTCTGGCCGGTCCCGCAGACATGGCCGTTGCCTTGCTCTGGAACTTCTCCCTGACTGCAGGGCAGAAAGCAACCATAACCTTTAACTCCAAAACCGCTGCGCCAGAAGCAGGCTTTTTCCTTCAGCAATACGATAACGGGATACTTGACGGAGAGCAATTGAGCGATCCGGCTTCGGTCTTTTTCTCCAGCTCTATCAGCGTCACCAATATCGACAACAACAATCCGGTTCCAGAGCCTTCAACCATCGTGCTGCTCGGCGCTGGTCTTGCCAGCCTGGGCCTCTACGCCCGTCGTCGCAACAAAAACTAA
- a CDS encoding BatD family protein, whose protein sequence is MKPYLLVIIILCSVIPGLPAAAETTVPPGITLNLELGKEKAYPGETVPVTVILHIKGVSIRNIGYPRLAQPDGGLISFHPPTQSIDKEDTGITAYRFSGQFTVGNQGTGKIGPATLDCEAMEQATGSAAFFGESVPHKVSVSSQVEQLQILALPTSGRPGSFSGAIGNFSMTVTAKPESVAIGDPLTVATTISGTGSFSNAACPTITGAGLQSFPVRSTRTTGKLGCEQVVVPKDRLPLPAIVWSYFNPDNGTYKTLSHPIHAAFKNETSATKAIAAKSTAVAVRESTSRNNLLTLQMTITATVITLFLVISGGVIVSRKRAAEFPIQPDRSVQQMLTEADKVLITGDVEKFYTIIFGILQLIVAAKTNQPPYAISGIREINHSKNPIDTNLITLFHRCDRVRYGQCLPDYAVMNADFDLLKRVSSNQNLQ, encoded by the coding sequence ATGAAACCTTATCTGCTAGTTATCATTATTCTTTGTTCTGTGATCCCCGGCTTGCCTGCGGCTGCCGAGACAACTGTGCCACCAGGCATTACTCTCAACCTGGAACTCGGCAAAGAAAAGGCCTATCCCGGCGAAACAGTGCCGGTAACCGTTATCCTCCACATCAAAGGGGTCTCTATCCGCAATATTGGCTATCCACGCCTTGCTCAACCTGATGGTGGCCTGATATCCTTCCACCCTCCCACACAAAGCATAGATAAAGAGGATACCGGCATAACAGCCTATCGATTTTCCGGCCAGTTTACCGTCGGCAACCAAGGGACTGGCAAAATCGGCCCGGCAACCCTTGACTGCGAAGCCATGGAGCAGGCAACCGGCAGCGCCGCATTTTTCGGAGAATCGGTCCCTCACAAGGTCAGTGTCTCCTCTCAGGTTGAACAGCTTCAGATATTAGCGTTGCCGACTAGCGGCCGACCTGGCTCTTTCTCGGGAGCTATCGGCAACTTTTCAATGACTGTGACCGCCAAGCCGGAATCTGTGGCCATCGGCGATCCCCTGACTGTTGCTACAACCATATCCGGCACCGGCAGTTTCAGTAACGCCGCCTGCCCCACGATCACCGGAGCCGGACTGCAGAGTTTTCCGGTTCGATCGACAAGGACAACCGGAAAACTTGGCTGTGAACAGGTTGTCGTACCGAAGGACCGACTGCCGTTGCCGGCGATTGTCTGGAGCTACTTTAATCCCGACAACGGAACGTACAAAACCCTTTCACACCCGATTCATGCAGCTTTCAAAAATGAGACAAGTGCAACCAAGGCAATCGCGGCAAAATCGACCGCTGTTGCCGTCAGGGAGTCAACATCACGTAACAACCTATTAACACTTCAGATGACTATTACCGCCACTGTAATAACACTCTTTCTGGTTATATCCGGAGGAGTGATCGTTTCCCGAAAGAGAGCGGCAGAATTCCCGATTCAACCCGACCGCAGTGTGCAACAGATGCTTACCGAAGCCGATAAGGTTTTAATAACCGGTGATGTCGAAAAGTTTTACACTATCATCTTCGGGATACTACAACTTATTGTCGCCGCAAAAACCAACCAGCCCCCCTACGCCATATCAGGTATTAGGGAGATCAACCATAGCAAAAACCCTATAGACACAAACCTAATAACACTGTTCCATCGATGTGACAGGGTGAGATATGGACAGTGTCTCCCGGATTACGCTGTAATGAACGCCGATTTTGATCTTCTTAAACGAGTGTCATCTAACCAAAACTTACAGTAG
- a CDS encoding VWA domain-containing protein, whose product MTFAAPEHSWLLAVVSVAAAISIRSEFRRKKALVAFAEPDLAERICHLPSLAWRVGRTIIFSAALLLAVIALMRPQWGLITEEQTRKGLDIVIALDLSRSMLSDDLKPSRLEAAKAAIRKLLDTLPGDRVGILAFAGTAFTVCPLTSDYAIVARMVDELGPATVPMGGSSISAALNEAQRTFRASPEQGRILILVSDGEDHGGEIPAALQKLRQAKVTVLAAFTGTEEGGLIPLGSGIFVKDRQGAVVKSRGSRATIHSIDPAAIQLQGDATGLESLLQRARSIGGETVRKEHRQRLAERFQWPLAAGLALIGIASLMGRRVTP is encoded by the coding sequence ATGACTTTTGCCGCCCCAGAGCATAGCTGGCTTCTCGCTGTTGTCAGCGTCGCCGCTGCGATATCAATCCGGTCTGAATTCAGGAGGAAGAAAGCTCTGGTCGCATTTGCCGAACCTGATCTGGCAGAACGGATCTGTCACCTCCCCTCTCTGGCATGGCGCGTTGGCCGGACAATAATTTTCTCTGCTGCCCTGCTGCTGGCGGTTATTGCCCTGATGCGTCCGCAATGGGGGCTTATCACCGAGGAACAGACCAGGAAAGGGCTCGACATTGTCATCGCCCTTGACCTCTCCCGCAGCATGTTGAGCGATGACCTCAAGCCATCCAGACTTGAGGCGGCAAAAGCTGCCATCAGGAAACTGTTGGACACCCTGCCCGGAGACCGGGTTGGCATCCTGGCTTTTGCCGGGACAGCCTTCACGGTATGCCCGTTGACCAGCGATTATGCGATCGTGGCCAGGATGGTAGATGAACTGGGACCGGCTACCGTTCCAATGGGCGGCAGTTCGATCTCGGCGGCCCTGAATGAGGCGCAAAGGACCTTCCGTGCCTCCCCTGAGCAGGGACGCATCCTGATACTGGTCAGCGACGGTGAGGATCATGGCGGTGAAATCCCGGCAGCACTCCAGAAGCTCCGACAAGCGAAGGTAACGGTCCTGGCGGCATTTACCGGAACTGAGGAAGGTGGCCTGATTCCCTTGGGAAGCGGAATTTTTGTCAAAGACCGGCAGGGTGCCGTTGTCAAAAGCCGGGGCTCTCGAGCGACCATCCACAGCATCGATCCGGCAGCCATCCAGCTACAGGGGGACGCTACTGGTCTTGAGTCCTTGCTGCAGCGAGCCCGCTCAATCGGCGGGGAAACCGTACGCAAAGAGCATCGTCAACGGCTGGCCGAACGATTTCAGTGGCCGCTGGCCGCTGGCCTGGCACTCATCGGCATTGCCAGCCTGATGGGGAGGCGAGTAACCCCATGA